A portion of the Pseudomonas sp. PSE14 genome contains these proteins:
- a CDS encoding GFA family protein, which produces MERFTGGCLCGNVRLVATGRPYRVGLCHCLDCRKHHGALFHASAIFPDDAVTVEGETHEYAGRHFCPRCGSSVFGRSGDEIEVNLGSLDAPDQFKPTYELWTIRREAWLPAFPLSRHYERDRDSTERSED; this is translated from the coding sequence ATGGAACGATTCACCGGTGGTTGCCTGTGCGGCAACGTCCGCCTTGTGGCCACGGGGCGCCCCTATCGGGTCGGCCTGTGTCACTGCCTGGACTGCCGCAAGCATCATGGCGCGCTGTTTCATGCGTCGGCGATCTTCCCCGACGATGCGGTGACGGTCGAAGGCGAAACCCATGAGTACGCCGGGCGGCATTTCTGTCCCCGTTGCGGGTCGTCGGTGTTCGGGCGCAGCGGCGATGAAATCGAGGTGAATCTGGGCTCGCTGGATGCCCCGGACCAGTTCAAGCCCACCTACGAACTCTGGACCATCCGCCGCGAGGCCTGGCTGCCAGCGTTCCCGCTTTCGCGGCACTACGAGCGAGACCGGGATAGCACTGAGCGTTCCGAAGACTAG
- the dkgB gene encoding 2,5-didehydrogluconate reductase DkgB, which translates to MSIPSFGLGTFRLTGQAVIDSVRTALELGYRAIDTAQIYGNEADIGQAIAESGVPRSELFLTTKIWVENYAADKLVPSLRDSLAKLRTDHVDLTLIHWPAPGNGVELTEYMAALAEAKKLGLTRQIGISNFNIELTRQAIAAVGEGEIATNQIELSPYLQNPALTAFLKEQGIKVTSYMTLAYGKVLKDPLLAEIAAKHNATVAQVALAWALQLGYAVIPSSTRRENLASNLLAQELRLDADDMAKIATLERNGREVSPEGLAPIWD; encoded by the coding sequence ATGAGCATTCCTTCCTTCGGCCTCGGCACCTTCCGCCTGACTGGCCAGGCCGTCATCGATTCGGTACGCACCGCGCTGGAGCTGGGCTACCGCGCCATCGACACCGCGCAGATCTACGGCAACGAGGCCGACATCGGCCAGGCCATCGCCGAGAGCGGCGTGCCGCGCTCCGAGCTGTTCCTCACCACCAAGATCTGGGTGGAGAACTACGCCGCCGACAAGCTGGTCCCCAGCCTGCGCGACAGCCTCGCCAAGCTGCGCACCGACCACGTCGACCTGACCCTGATCCACTGGCCTGCGCCGGGCAATGGCGTCGAGCTGACCGAGTACATGGCTGCGCTGGCCGAAGCCAAGAAGCTGGGCCTGACCCGCCAGATTGGCATCTCCAACTTCAACATCGAGCTGACCCGCCAGGCCATCGCCGCCGTGGGCGAGGGCGAGATCGCCACCAACCAGATCGAACTCAGCCCCTACCTGCAGAACCCGGCCCTGACCGCGTTCCTGAAAGAGCAGGGCATCAAGGTCACCTCCTACATGACCCTGGCCTACGGCAAGGTGCTGAAGGACCCGCTGCTGGCCGAGATCGCCGCCAAGCACAACGCCACCGTCGCGCAGGTCGCGCTGGCTTGGGCGCTGCAGTTGGGTTACGCGGTGATCCCGTCCTCGACCCGCCGCGAGAACCTGGCCAGCAACCTGCTCGCCCAGGAGCTGCGCCTGGATGCCGACGACATGGCGAAGATCGCCACGCTGGAGCGAAATGGCCGTGAAGTCAGCCCGGAAGGTCTGGCTCCGATCTGGGATTGA
- a CDS encoding MFS transporter, whose product MKSGRVLFALAIGAFGIGTTEFTPMGLLPVIADGVQVSIPTAGMLVTAYAVGVMVGAPVMTLLFSRFGKRAALMALMAIFTVGNLLSAMAPDYYTLLASRLVTSLNHGAFFGLGAVVAASVVPRDKRASAVATMFMGLTIANIGGVPAATWVGQQVGWRLAFAGTAGLGVLAMAALWFALPKGERGMVPHVRRELAVIARPSVLLAMATTVLGAGAMFTLYTYVAPVLAELTGASNSFVTLALVLIGVGFTLGNSLGGRLADWSLDGSARIFLGALAVIMLLLPLILSSHVGAAVGLLLWGVATFAVVPPLQMRVMHAAAEAPGLASSINVGAFNLGNAVGAALGGGVISLNLGYAAVPMAGGLLAAAGLLLVWLGKAQKVTLETADSASRDSA is encoded by the coding sequence ATGAAATCCGGTCGGGTTCTGTTCGCCCTGGCCATTGGCGCGTTCGGCATCGGTACCACCGAGTTCACTCCGATGGGGCTGTTGCCGGTGATCGCCGATGGCGTGCAGGTCAGCATCCCCACGGCGGGGATGCTGGTCACTGCCTACGCGGTCGGCGTCATGGTCGGCGCTCCGGTGATGACCCTGCTGTTCAGTCGCTTCGGCAAGCGCGCCGCATTGATGGCATTGATGGCCATCTTCACGGTCGGCAACCTGCTTTCGGCCATGGCGCCGGATTACTACACGCTGCTCGCCTCGCGGCTGGTCACCAGCCTCAACCATGGCGCCTTCTTCGGCCTTGGCGCGGTGGTGGCGGCGAGCGTGGTGCCCAGGGACAAACGGGCGAGCGCGGTGGCGACCATGTTCATGGGTCTGACCATCGCCAACATCGGCGGGGTCCCGGCGGCCACCTGGGTTGGCCAGCAGGTCGGCTGGCGCCTGGCCTTCGCCGGCACCGCCGGGCTCGGTGTGCTGGCCATGGCGGCGCTGTGGTTCGCCTTGCCCAAGGGCGAACGCGGCATGGTGCCTCACGTTCGCCGTGAGCTGGCAGTGATTGCCCGGCCCAGCGTGCTGCTGGCGATGGCGACCACGGTGCTGGGTGCGGGCGCGATGTTCACCCTTTACACCTACGTCGCCCCGGTGCTGGCCGAGCTGACCGGCGCCTCGAACAGCTTCGTCACCCTGGCGCTGGTGCTGATCGGTGTCGGCTTCACCCTCGGCAACAGCCTGGGCGGCCGTCTTGCCGACTGGTCGCTGGATGGCTCGGCACGCATCTTCCTCGGCGCGCTGGCGGTGATCATGCTGCTGTTGCCGCTGATCCTGAGCAGCCATGTGGGCGCTGCCGTGGGCCTGCTGCTGTGGGGCGTGGCCACCTTCGCCGTGGTGCCGCCGCTGCAGATGCGCGTGATGCACGCCGCCGCCGAGGCCCCGGGGCTTGCCTCGTCGATCAACGTGGGTGCCTTCAACCTTGGCAATGCCGTGGGCGCGGCACTGGGCGGTGGGGTAATCAGCCTGAATCTTGGCTACGCAGCGGTGCCAATGGCCGGCGGCTTGCTGGCCGCTGCCGGGCTGCTGCTGGTATGGCTGGGGAAGGCGCAGAAGGTCACGCTTGAAACGGCGGATAGCGCGTCGCGCGACAGTGCCTGA
- a CDS encoding helix-turn-helix domain-containing protein has product MNDDSSSAPLMPLRRRPIMALLDLLGQKWALRILWELRGGALNSRALRAASGNISPTVLQSRVNELREAGIIASCRDGYSLTPLGTELSEVITPLYFFASKWADALDVTERAREGTNTDLAP; this is encoded by the coding sequence ATGAATGATGATTCTTCCTCTGCCCCGCTGATGCCGCTCCGCCGTCGCCCGATCATGGCTCTGCTGGACCTGTTGGGTCAGAAGTGGGCGCTGAGAATTCTGTGGGAACTGCGTGGCGGGGCGCTCAATTCCAGGGCGTTGAGAGCCGCTTCAGGAAATATCTCACCCACGGTTCTCCAAAGCCGGGTCAATGAGCTTCGGGAGGCCGGCATCATCGCATCATGTCGCGATGGCTACTCGTTGACGCCGCTCGGTACTGAATTATCCGAGGTCATTACTCCTCTCTACTTTTTCGCCAGTAAATGGGCAGATGCCCTTGATGTAACAGAACGGGCCAGAGAAGGAACGAACACTGATTTAGCGCCATAG
- a CDS encoding adenylate cyclase, translated as MSKPDQTSRPLFAGRGFRVDYDGLSAHNLYSADGNSIRYAIVSGPYAGARGEAACQWQEIGDGVYVISWQEADGATVVHVDDFANGRSQAFFTATDLSFYRMQGPLTEIDPAEYGAQESGK; from the coding sequence ATGAGCAAACCTGACCAAACCTCGCGCCCGCTATTCGCCGGCCGGGGCTTCCGCGTCGACTACGACGGCTTGTCCGCCCACAACCTCTATTCGGCGGACGGTAACAGCATCCGCTACGCCATCGTCTCCGGCCCCTACGCCGGTGCCCGTGGCGAGGCGGCCTGCCAGTGGCAGGAAATTGGCGATGGCGTCTACGTGATCTCCTGGCAGGAAGCCGACGGCGCTACCGTGGTGCACGTCGACGACTTCGCCAACGGGCGCTCGCAGGCGTTCTTCACTGCCACGGACCTCAGCTTCTACCGCATGCAGGGCCCGCTGACGGAAATCGACCCCGCCGAATACGGGGCCCAGGAGAGCGGAAAATGA
- a CDS encoding metalloregulator ArsR/SmtB family transcription factor, which yields MANYEAAISDVFQALADPTRCAIIGALGFGAQSVSTLAAPFDMALPSFMKHLTVLERSGLIRSRKNGRTRTCELVPERLAQAEQWFAEQRALWEARSDRMAEFVEQLHQEEQDHDPEH from the coding sequence ATGGCTAACTATGAAGCGGCAATCAGCGACGTGTTCCAGGCGCTGGCGGACCCCACCCGCTGCGCCATTATCGGCGCGCTCGGTTTCGGCGCGCAGTCGGTGTCGACGTTGGCGGCGCCGTTCGACATGGCGCTGCCGTCCTTCATGAAGCACCTGACGGTGCTCGAACGCAGCGGGCTCATCCGCAGCCGCAAGAACGGTCGGACCCGCACCTGCGAGCTGGTGCCGGAACGGCTTGCCCAGGCCGAGCAATGGTTCGCCGAGCAGCGTGCCCTGTGGGAAGCGCGCTCGGATCGCATGGCCGAATTCGTCGAACAACTTCACCAAGAGGAGCAGGACCATGACCCGGAACACTGA
- a CDS encoding FAD-dependent oxidoreductase, translating into MNNLHPEKESLVHRPIAWHVTHWSHDPYSLGAYSMLLPGATPAHRAVLGECMGGRLVIAGEACNPKAPAMVHGAWDDGVRAADLAVRAGARRVIVIGAGCAGLGAARHLGAQGIDCVVLEARERIGGRTHSLQLGPVTVDVGAAWLQQFGDNAVAREAERLGVRLVGTDFNQPLAAASDGPVDGIEAAWEALRQGIDRRLPLAEGVERYLAGLTPEQARATRYAIDGNLIIEACRPLAELSVESLDEEGVGNDDHFLPDGYRQVIDHLATGLDIRLGQPVTRIDWRDGDVRVNDERGDFCICTVPLGVLKTLEFLPELPQPQREALSHLGMGTLEKVVLQFDQRWWPCSPSGYLRWYDTPASWVEWLDLTDAVGKPTVAGLIAADAVERQFSGRSDEEIALAACDALRAWARAVEATL; encoded by the coding sequence ATGAACAACCTGCACCCTGAAAAGGAGTCGCTTGTGCACCGACCCATCGCCTGGCACGTCACCCATTGGAGCCATGATCCGTATTCCCTGGGGGCGTACAGCATGCTTCTGCCCGGCGCGACGCCAGCGCATCGCGCAGTCCTGGGCGAGTGCATGGGCGGTCGCCTGGTGATCGCGGGCGAGGCCTGCAACCCCAAGGCGCCGGCCATGGTCCACGGCGCCTGGGACGACGGTGTTCGCGCGGCGGACCTGGCGGTGCGTGCCGGCGCCCGGCGAGTCATCGTCATCGGCGCCGGATGTGCGGGCCTGGGTGCCGCCCGCCACCTTGGCGCGCAGGGTATCGACTGCGTCGTGCTCGAAGCGCGGGAGCGCATTGGCGGCCGCACGCACAGCCTGCAACTGGGGCCGGTGACCGTGGATGTCGGCGCCGCCTGGCTGCAGCAGTTCGGCGACAACGCCGTGGCCCGCGAGGCGGAACGGCTCGGGGTGCGCCTGGTCGGGACTGACTTCAACCAGCCTTTGGCGGCGGCCAGCGACGGACCGGTCGATGGCATCGAGGCCGCCTGGGAGGCGCTTCGCCAGGGAATAGATCGGCGTCTTCCCTTGGCCGAGGGCGTTGAGCGCTACCTGGCCGGTCTGACGCCGGAGCAGGCGCGCGCGACGCGTTACGCCATCGACGGCAACCTGATCATCGAGGCCTGCCGGCCGCTGGCGGAATTGTCGGTGGAGTCGCTCGACGAGGAGGGGGTCGGCAACGACGATCATTTCCTTCCCGACGGCTATCGCCAGGTCATCGACCATCTGGCGACCGGGCTCGACATCCGGCTCGGGCAACCCGTTACGCGGATCGACTGGCGCGACGGCGACGTGCGCGTGAATGACGAGCGCGGCGACTTCTGCATCTGCACCGTTCCGCTCGGCGTGCTCAAGACCCTGGAGTTCCTCCCCGAGCTGCCGCAGCCCCAACGGGAGGCATTGTCCCATCTGGGCATGGGGACGCTGGAGAAGGTCGTGCTGCAGTTCGACCAGCGCTGGTGGCCATGCTCTCCGAGCGGCTATCTGCGCTGGTACGACACGCCGGCGAGCTGGGTCGAATGGCTGGACTTGACCGATGCGGTCGGCAAACCCACGGTCGCCGGGCTGATCGCGGCGGATGCGGTGGAGCGGCAGTTCAGTGGCCGCAGCGATGAGGAGATTGCCCTGGCCGCCTGCGATGCCCTGCGGGCCTGGGCTCGTGCCGTCGAGGCAACGCTGTAA
- a CDS encoding SRPBCC family protein encodes MTRNTERDDSRDLIITRVLNAPRSALWRAWSEPELLRQWWCPKPWTTEVLAFDLKPGGAFHTLMKGPDGGVSDNPGSFLEVVPGECLVFTSMLTAGWRPNTPWMGFTAIITMTDESAGCRYTAHVMHPDDASREQHEQMGFFDGWNTVITQLEELAATLG; translated from the coding sequence ATGACCCGGAACACTGAACGCGACGACTCGCGCGACCTGATCATCACCCGTGTGCTCAACGCCCCGCGCAGCGCCTTGTGGCGCGCCTGGTCGGAACCCGAGTTGCTCAGGCAGTGGTGGTGCCCCAAGCCCTGGACCACCGAGGTACTGGCCTTCGACCTGAAGCCCGGCGGCGCTTTCCATACCTTGATGAAAGGGCCGGATGGCGGCGTCAGTGACAACCCCGGCAGCTTCCTCGAAGTCGTACCGGGCGAGTGCCTGGTGTTCACCTCGATGCTCACCGCAGGCTGGCGGCCGAACACGCCCTGGATGGGCTTCACCGCGATCATCACGATGACCGACGAAAGCGCCGGCTGCCGCTACACCGCCCACGTCATGCACCCCGACGATGCTTCGCGGGAGCAGCATGAGCAGATGGGCTTCTTCGACGGCTGGAACACTGTCATCACCCAGCTCGAAGAACTCGCCGCCACGCTGGGGTGA
- a CDS encoding alkene reductase, which yields MSENASPLFQPHSLGGLELPNRIVMPPMTRSRASQPGDVPNELMAEYYAQRASAGLIVSEGTWISPLGKGYAWTPGIHSPAQVAGWRKVTQAVHAAGGRIFAQLWHVGRLSHISLLDGQAPVSSSAMQAEGVNVFVAETDGTPGFVQASKPRALKTEEIQGIVDEYRQAARNAMAAGFDGVELHAANGYLVNQFIDSNANDRTDQYGGSLENRLRFLGEVAQALIEGTGDKSRVGIRLAPLTTLNGCVDADPQTTYLAAARLLGEIGVGYIHIAEADWDDAPHMPLEFKQRLREVFPGTLIYAGKYTAERANAALNEGWADLIAFGRPFVANPDLPERLRQGAPLNPHQRETLFGGGAHGLTDYPSLAVAATA from the coding sequence ATGTCTGAGAATGCATCCCCGCTGTTCCAACCCCATTCCCTGGGCGGCCTTGAACTGCCCAACCGCATCGTGATGCCGCCGATGACCCGCTCCCGCGCCAGCCAGCCGGGCGACGTGCCCAACGAGCTGATGGCCGAGTACTACGCCCAGCGCGCCAGCGCCGGCCTGATCGTCAGCGAGGGCACCTGGATTTCCCCGCTGGGCAAAGGCTATGCCTGGACCCCAGGCATCCATTCGCCGGCACAGGTCGCCGGCTGGCGCAAGGTCACCCAGGCGGTGCACGCCGCTGGCGGGCGCATCTTCGCGCAGCTCTGGCATGTCGGCCGGCTGAGCCATATCAGCCTGCTCGATGGCCAGGCGCCGGTATCCTCGTCGGCCATGCAGGCCGAGGGCGTCAACGTCTTCGTCGCCGAGACCGACGGCACCCCCGGCTTCGTCCAGGCCTCCAAGCCGCGTGCGCTGAAGACCGAGGAAATCCAGGGCATCGTCGATGAGTACCGTCAGGCCGCGCGCAATGCCATGGCTGCCGGCTTCGACGGTGTCGAGCTGCACGCCGCCAACGGCTACCTGGTCAACCAGTTCATCGACTCCAATGCCAACGACCGTACCGACCAGTACGGCGGCTCGCTGGAGAACCGCCTGCGCTTCCTCGGCGAAGTGGCCCAGGCGCTGATCGAAGGCACCGGCGACAAGAGCCGCGTCGGCATTCGCCTGGCGCCGCTGACCACCCTCAACGGCTGCGTCGACGCCGATCCGCAAACCACCTATCTCGCCGCCGCACGTCTGCTGGGCGAGATCGGCGTGGGTTACATCCACATCGCCGAAGCCGACTGGGACGACGCCCCGCACATGCCACTGGAATTCAAGCAGCGCCTGCGCGAGGTGTTCCCCGGCACCCTGATCTACGCCGGCAAGTACACCGCCGAGCGCGCCAACGCCGCGCTGAACGAAGGCTGGGCGGACCTGATCGCCTTCGGCCGGCCCTTCGTCGCCAACCCCGACCTGCCCGAGCGCCTGCGCCAGGGCGCGCCGCTCAACCCGCACCAGCGCGAAACCCTGTTCGGCGGTGGTGCCCATGGCCTCACCGATTACCCCAGCCTGGCCGTCGCCGCGACCGCCTGA
- a CDS encoding cyclase family protein: MKALATLTLAAVLPLAVQTASAADWYPSAYGANDEIGAANLLTPEVTKQAVQLVRTGKTYPLAVPVDKNLPAFRHRSFHLYNIQPGEQGGQSLGPNKFTFNDELVNAWTGVGTQLNGIGHIGIDNLYYNGNKAADFVTVEGVKKLGVEKVPPFVTRGVVLDMTAHYGKAIVPGGTEFSVADIQAVLKKEGLTLRKGDVVLFNTGWLELIGKDNQQFLEVEPGIGMEAAKWLADQGIVAFGGDTWASEVYPNPHGKDEFPVNQYLLAKRGIYNLELIDSRALVRDQAWEFLFVLGQPLYVGSTQVNINPVAIK; the protein is encoded by the coding sequence ATGAAAGCCCTTGCAACACTCACCCTGGCCGCTGTGCTGCCGCTGGCCGTGCAGACTGCTTCCGCCGCGGACTGGTACCCATCCGCCTACGGCGCCAACGATGAAATCGGTGCCGCTAACCTGCTGACCCCCGAAGTGACGAAGCAGGCCGTGCAACTGGTCAGGACCGGCAAGACCTACCCGCTGGCCGTGCCCGTGGACAAGAACCTGCCGGCCTTCCGCCACCGCAGCTTCCACCTCTACAACATCCAGCCGGGCGAGCAGGGTGGGCAGTCCCTCGGCCCGAACAAGTTCACCTTCAATGACGAGCTGGTGAACGCCTGGACTGGCGTCGGCACCCAGCTCAACGGCATTGGCCACATCGGGATCGACAACCTTTACTACAACGGCAACAAGGCCGCCGACTTCGTCACCGTGGAAGGGGTGAAGAAGCTCGGCGTCGAGAAGGTCCCGCCGTTCGTGACCCGTGGTGTGGTGCTGGACATGACCGCGCACTACGGCAAGGCCATCGTTCCCGGCGGCACGGAGTTCAGCGTCGCCGACATCCAGGCGGTGCTGAAGAAGGAAGGCCTCACCCTGCGCAAGGGCGACGTGGTGCTGTTCAACACCGGCTGGCTGGAACTGATCGGCAAGGACAACCAACAGTTCCTCGAAGTCGAGCCAGGCATCGGCATGGAGGCCGCGAAGTGGCTGGCCGACCAGGGCATCGTCGCCTTCGGTGGCGACACCTGGGCCTCGGAGGTCTACCCCAATCCCCATGGCAAGGACGAGTTCCCGGTCAACCAGTACCTGCTCGCCAAGCGCGGCATCTACAACCTGGAACTGATCGACAGCCGCGCCCTGGTGCGCGACCAGGCCTGGGAGTTCCTCTTCGTCCTCGGTCAGCCGCTGTATGTCGGTTCAACCCAGGTCAACATCAATCCGGTGGCGATCAAATGA
- a CDS encoding carboxymuconolactone decarboxylase family protein, with protein MARIEALSKPYPEEVQAAFDRIMGPGVPPLALFTTLASSDRAWKKFRGGSLLDSSPLTLRQRELVIDRVCARTGCEYEWGVHVMAFSQTAGLSKEEVSDTLECPLNVEKWSESDAALLLTIDALHDRATLSEEEFANVKKHFDDNQILEILMLAGFYRTVSYVANGLNLPLEQFAAKFSDYRK; from the coding sequence ATGGCTCGTATCGAGGCACTCAGCAAACCATATCCGGAAGAAGTGCAGGCAGCATTCGACAGGATCATGGGGCCTGGCGTACCGCCGCTGGCCCTGTTCACCACTCTGGCGAGCAGTGATCGGGCATGGAAGAAATTCCGCGGTGGTTCGCTGCTGGACTCGAGTCCGCTGACACTCCGTCAGCGCGAACTGGTGATCGACCGCGTCTGCGCTCGCACCGGTTGCGAGTACGAATGGGGCGTCCACGTCATGGCCTTCAGTCAGACGGCCGGCCTCTCGAAAGAAGAGGTTTCCGACACCCTGGAGTGCCCGCTCAACGTAGAGAAGTGGAGCGAGTCGGACGCCGCACTGCTGTTGACGATCGATGCGCTGCACGACCGCGCAACGCTCAGCGAGGAAGAGTTCGCCAACGTCAAGAAGCATTTCGACGACAATCAGATTCTCGAGATTCTGATGCTCGCCGGCTTCTACCGCACGGTTTCCTACGTGGCCAACGGTCTCAACCTGCCGCTGGAGCAGTTCGCCGCCAAGTTCAGCGACTACCGCAAGTAA
- a CDS encoding TIGR03571 family LLM class oxidoreductase — MSAPMDRLTAGGFSVGLEAPLDNDWTPAGELARQQAGRRHGEPDLAQHAKLAQLADRLGFRALWVRDVPLYDPSFGDAAQVFEVFSYLGYLAGVTRDILLGTAAVVLPIREPLLTLKSAATVQRLSGDRLLLGVASGDRPVEYPLFGRDFEGRGGNFREQIALLRDAARSSLPEGMAVLPAPTSPLPLLVAGLAQQSPAWIGANLDGCLAYPGTPEDHQRRVANWRAVAGAKPYSSFIHLDLAERADEPLRRWRFGFRGGRDALAAELRALRAAGVDHVGLQLRRNLRPLDETLQEIAECVLPEFHAQSTTAAAPLEEICNV, encoded by the coding sequence ATGTCCGCACCTATGGATCGCCTGACTGCCGGCGGCTTCAGCGTCGGCCTCGAAGCTCCGCTGGACAACGACTGGACGCCCGCCGGTGAACTGGCGCGGCAGCAGGCCGGACGCCGCCACGGCGAACCGGACCTGGCCCAGCACGCGAAGCTCGCCCAGCTTGCCGACCGCCTCGGCTTCCGTGCCCTGTGGGTGCGCGACGTCCCACTCTATGACCCGTCGTTCGGCGATGCCGCCCAGGTTTTCGAGGTGTTTTCCTACCTCGGTTACCTGGCTGGCGTCACCCGCGACATCCTGCTCGGCACCGCTGCCGTGGTGCTGCCGATCCGCGAGCCGCTGCTGACCCTGAAGTCGGCCGCGACCGTGCAGCGCCTGAGCGGCGACCGCTTGCTGCTCGGCGTGGCCAGTGGCGACCGGCCGGTGGAGTACCCGCTGTTCGGCCGCGACTTCGAAGGCCGCGGCGGCAACTTCCGCGAGCAGATCGCACTGCTGCGCGATGCCGCGCGGTCGAGCCTGCCCGAAGGCATGGCCGTGCTGCCTGCTCCGACTTCACCGCTGCCGTTGTTGGTGGCGGGGCTGGCGCAGCAGAGCCCGGCCTGGATCGGCGCGAACCTCGACGGCTGCCTGGCCTATCCCGGCACGCCGGAAGACCACCAGCGTCGCGTCGCCAACTGGCGTGCGGTGGCCGGAGCCAAACCCTATTCGAGCTTCATCCACCTGGACCTGGCCGAGCGCGCCGACGAGCCCCTGCGGCGCTGGCGCTTCGGTTTCCGTGGCGGCCGTGACGCGCTGGCTGCCGAACTGCGTGCGCTGCGTGCCGCCGGCGTCGACCACGTCGGCCTGCAACTGCGCCGCAACCTGCGGCCCCTCGACGAGACCCTGCAGGAGATCGCCGAGTGCGTGCTGCCCGAATTCCATGCCCAATCGACCACGGCGGCCGCGCCGCTGGAGGAGATCTGCAATGTCTGA
- a CDS encoding SDR family oxidoreductase, translating into MSKPVVLVTGACGGVGQALVQRFAASGWQVFATDLDDEALRRLDESKWLAGYSAGDIRQPAECRRVVADAVQATGRLDALVNAAGVWREGPVEASSEEDFDIVLDVNLKGTFFMCSAAIPHLKDSEGAIVNISSDAGRQGNRNAAAYCASKGGVTLLSKTLALDLAPFGVRCNTVSPGDIETPMLRFQAERYGAGDPQGYYRELLAKYPQGDRAAFIQPGEVAELVFFLCQPHARSITGADLAIDRGVSAGN; encoded by the coding sequence ATGAGCAAGCCAGTGGTTCTGGTAACCGGCGCCTGCGGCGGCGTGGGGCAGGCATTGGTGCAACGCTTCGCCGCTTCAGGGTGGCAGGTGTTCGCCACCGACCTGGACGACGAGGCGTTACGGCGCCTGGACGAGTCGAAATGGTTGGCCGGCTACAGCGCGGGAGACATTCGCCAGCCCGCCGAGTGCCGGCGGGTCGTGGCCGATGCGGTGCAGGCGACGGGGCGTCTCGATGCGCTGGTCAATGCCGCCGGAGTATGGCGCGAGGGGCCGGTCGAGGCCAGCAGTGAAGAGGATTTCGATATCGTTCTGGACGTCAACCTCAAGGGCACCTTCTTCATGTGCTCGGCGGCGATTCCGCATCTCAAGGACAGCGAAGGGGCGATCGTGAACATCTCCAGCGATGCCGGCCGCCAGGGCAACCGCAATGCCGCCGCCTACTGCGCGAGCAAGGGCGGGGTGACCTTGCTGAGCAAGACGCTGGCCCTGGACCTGGCGCCTTTCGGCGTTCGTTGCAACACGGTGTCGCCGGGCGACATCGAGACGCCCATGTTGCGCTTCCAGGCGGAGCGCTACGGTGCCGGCGACCCCCAGGGGTACTATCGCGAGCTGCTCGCCAAGTATCCCCAGGGTGACAGGGCCGCGTTCATCCAGCCCGGCGAAGTGGCCGAACTGGTGTTCTTCCTCTGCCAGCCGCATGCGCGCTCGATCACGGGGGCGGACCTGGCGATCGATCGCGGCGTGTCCGCCGGCAACTGA
- a CDS encoding SDR family oxidoreductase — MQIDLGGKTAIISGSTGGIGLGIARQLAASGAEVVIVGRNAASVDEAVAGIRVAKGKARGVVADLGNAAGAQTLFAAEPHADILVNNLGIYNDVDFYDTDDQDWLDFYEINVLSGVRLARHYTPGMVERGWGRVIFLSSESGVAIPAQMINYGVTKAANLAVSHGLAKRLAGTGVTVNAVLPGPTFTEGVANLVADAVRESGRTPREEADAFVRRERPSSIIQRVAEVDEVAALVTYVASPYSSATTGAALRVDGGVVDSLAI, encoded by the coding sequence ATGCAGATCGATCTCGGCGGCAAGACCGCCATCATCAGTGGTTCCACCGGCGGCATCGGCCTGGGCATCGCCCGCCAGCTGGCCGCTTCCGGCGCCGAAGTCGTCATCGTCGGCCGCAACGCCGCCTCCGTGGACGAGGCCGTGGCCGGCATCCGCGTAGCCAAGGGCAAGGCCCGTGGCGTAGTCGCCGACCTGGGCAATGCCGCCGGCGCGCAAACCCTGTTCGCCGCCGAGCCCCACGCCGACATCCTGGTGAACAACCTGGGCATCTACAACGATGTCGATTTCTACGACACCGACGACCAGGACTGGCTGGACTTCTACGAAATCAACGTGCTTTCCGGCGTACGCCTGGCCCGCCACTACACCCCCGGCATGGTCGAGCGCGGCTGGGGCCGGGTGATCTTCCTGTCGTCAGAGTCGGGCGTCGCCATCCCCGCGCAGATGATCAACTACGGCGTCACCAAGGCCGCCAATCTGGCCGTTTCCCATGGCCTGGCCAAACGCCTGGCGGGCACCGGCGTGACCGTCAACGCGGTTCTCCCCGGTCCGACCTTCACCGAAGGCGTGGCCAACCTGGTGGCCGACGCCGTGCGCGAGTCCGGCCGTACCCCGCGCGAGGAAGCCGACGCCTTCGTACGCCGCGAACGTCCCAGCTCGATCATCCAGCGCGTCGCCGAAGTCGACGAAGTGGCGGCCCTGGTCACCTACGTCGCCTCGCCCTACTCCTCCGCCACCACCGGTGCGGCACTGCGCGTGGATGGCGGCGTGGTGGACAGCCTGGCGATCTGA